Within Triticum dicoccoides isolate Atlit2015 ecotype Zavitan chromosome 1B, WEW_v2.0, whole genome shotgun sequence, the genomic segment GTTACGCATGTGCTTTTCAAAACTGTTGCCACCTTGATGTCGCAGTGAAGAACTCAAGGGCCCTGCCTCTGCTGCCGGAGAAGCAATCGTGCATTCGTTAAAAAAAGAAGGTGGAGAAGATCTTCAAGGTGGGTCGCAGGTCGCGGCTTAGAATTGTTTCCTTTTGCGTTCCTGCTCCGGCGTGACTTTGTTTCCTTTTGTGTGTTGGGTTGGGTGGTCCCTGTGCAACGAAGGCGAGTACTCCATCCGTTCAAAAAACTTGTCGCTTAAATGAATGTAATCTAGCAGTAATTcggtgctagatacattcatttgggGAAACAAACTTGGGACAAGCTTCTTCCGACAGAGAGGGTACGTACACTAGACCACAACCATCCTCACATATATACTTTATTGTTGCctttaagagcatctacagccagacGCCCCAGACTGGTCTCAAACGCTCGGATGTCCCGCCCGGTCGCCGACCAGTCACGGAATTTTGACACAGACGGGCGCCTCAAACAGGTCTCAAGCGTTCGGACCGACCGGCACTCGTCATATTCAATCCAAATATGAGGCAGATACGGCGAAGCCCGGCGCGTCCGCCACGTTGGACTGACGGCGAGGTCCCACGCGAAATCACCCAAAAACACGCCGGTCTAAAGCTTGTCTCCTCCGTCGGACCGATGTTGCTGCGCGGCACCACTCCGCTGGGCCGCGTAGTGACTAGCACAGCGGCGTACGTGCTCTATTTTTCAACTACCTGCGTTGCCTAGCCTGCAGTGCCAGCCGGGCGTTGGAAGCCAAAGAcgatggtgtgtgcatgcatggtcgCTCCTCATcatagcatctccaacaggcgtgcTAAATTAGCGCCGCGCCGTAAAATAGGcctttttagcgcgcgcgcaacgcggTGGCTCGCTCCAGCGGGGgcgcaaaaacggcgcgcgcgcGATAACGGGTTGGGCGCGCGGTCAAAAACACTTATCCGCGCGGTGTATTTGGAGCGCCAGCTACaacgcgcggcacactcgagcgctcgcgcccgcactctctccctctccttgtcctacgccccacgcgcgccggcgccggcgccctgccccccgccatggacgcgcacaccggcGCCCCACTCACCCCGCTGTATATCCGcgacccccccgccgccgccgccgccgcgccggaaaccctagcgcggcgagcgctggcgtcgccaccgccggagctccgccgagcgtcggcctcgcgcgcagcctcttcttgccgccgcggatgactATGGCGCCGGCgccgggtggcgtcgcgccggcgccatcccgtgccgccgccgcaccgtcgaagaAGGTACCCAATGCGGTGCGGGCAAAGAAGGGCAAAACatccgcgaagaagaacaaggcggcggacggctccggcatGGCGAGGGGAAAAAAGCTTGCAGGGCGTTCGACGGCCGCGGCGGCTACCGACGCGgcggcgagctcactcgttgagccggccgccgacgcgcaccacgtgttcgacgaaatgcccccaaggtgaaaaaaattccaagtatttttttcttcttatttgttCAATGCATCATCATTttacatatagatagcttatttgcattgttcaaaaaaattgtagtctcaacgatgatgcatacatgtccactatgggtgttgggtccaacaattcgcattggtctcaaaccaatgacatccatttcgaagaccatgagtttgaggtggacgaggagggtgagggaattGTCGAGGCGCCGagaggaagagcgggcaattactcCACCACCGATGACAAGTTACTATGCAACACTTATTTGCATGTGTCGAAGGATCCATtcattggaggtgatcaaagtagagacgcGTATTGGGGGCGAATGACAGAACACTTTAATGCTCACAACAAGAGTGGAATTTACCGCTCcgagagatcacttcggtcccgatggtcgacaatcaactcggattgtcaaaagtgggcggccgcgcAAAAGTCGGTGGACAAGattaacccaagtggcacaaatgaggatgatcgagtaagtggcatctcatatatgttcatcatacttgtttttggtgaccgaagtgctaacttgttttgtttttcttgtagtaacattgcacaaaacttgttcaaagtagagacaaggacaaccaagaaggggaagatcaagaaaggcaggatctttaccttgcctcattgctatgaagtgttaaaggatgatgagaaatggaagaagcgtgatggtttggaggatttgcatttgagcaacaaacggAAGCGAGCAATTGAGatgaatgatgatgatgaggaggaggatgcatcaagtgatgacggcaagataagccccacacccaactcggtttcatactcgaagccaaaacgaccggatgggtgcaagaaagacaaaaccgaaaagaagaagaagaaaggagatgatgagctcaaaaatgctatggaagctattgtgaaggcaagggTCGAAGCGaatgaggtgaggaaaatggcaaggaaccaagatgtcgtggccgaggagaggaggttggcggccgaggagagaagggtggcggccgaggagagaaagGTGACTTTGAAGGAGAGGAAAGTGAGCAACGAGGAGCGAGCtaagttgttggaatgggagaagcacttgttcttcatggacacatctaacctcaatgcggcgcaaaaggagtatgtcaatcttgcccaACAAGAAGTCTTGATCCGAAAAAGAGCCTTGGTTCGTGCAATGGGTGGcgatggcctcggcgccatgggaggcatgggtggcttcggcgccatgggaggtggtggcctcggcgccatgggaggcggtggcctcggcgccatagGAGGCAtgggtggcctcggcgccatgggaggcattGGTGGCTTTGGaggcatgggaggcatgggtgcacctccggccgccatgggaggcatgggtggctttggagcaccctccgacgctatggccgtcatgggaggcatgagttttgcttctctcatgggaggcatgggtgcacctccggccgccatggcttctcacacacattcccatgaagatgccgttgaagatcttgccaacaccgtcggagcttcacatgatgcgatgcctgatgcggtgcgtgatgaggaTAGGGAGAAAggttcatcttcggaggcggaagagtcgtcttcggaagaggacgaagacgaagaagaggaagatgaagatgaagcttgatgtgtctttcatgtcttgaacttttagtttgcatttgaacttggttggatgaacttgtgggcatgattttgatgaacttgtgggcatgaacttttattcatcaacttgtttgtgtcaaattttacaTGTTCATTTTTGTTCAAAATATCCATATATGCAAAATGCCCGGCGaatcgcgcgcgctgcattttagcgcgctgctggagcggcgcgcgcgctgcatttcagcgcggctgctggagccagcacaGGCGGGCGCGCAAAACTAGCCGCAGCGCGCGCtaacaggttttttgcgcgcggcgctttagcgcgactgttggagatgctctcagtGCTGTATGTTGGGTGTGGCTGTGGTGTGATGCCCGGCCCCATACCATACGGGCATGCACGTCAAGATCGTAGACCTTGCACTCCATAATCTCGCGGGCACGCACGTCAGCATCCAAGAGGCGCTTCCAATTCCCGCCTCCATGAGCTTAAGACGTACTACAGTACGTCGGGTTCCGCCGGCAGCCACAACACTCAGCTCCGCCGCCTTGAACATTTTATTTTAAGTGGACGTCCACGACATTTTGGTGGGCGGCATGCATGCGTGGGATAAGTGGATTAATGGCTCCTCCAAATTAAGCTTGAGAGTCCGTCTAGCTTAACCTTTAATCTCTCAGCTGGCGCATCAAATCAGAGAAACAAGTGGAGGAGATCGTTGAGATTAGAGAAAGAGTATTTATCCCCTTGCCTTGATTGATTGTCTGCCACCGTGCGTTGCTTGATCGATTGCCACCATCCACATCACATTGCGTCCGTCTGAATCGCATTCCCGGGCCTCCCACTCGATCGGCATCCTCTTTATCTTGCGCTCTCTCGTCCCAAGCCTTCCTCCCCGGTACGGAAATCAACCTCCGCTCTAATCAGATTCTGCCAACTAATCACGGCATCTCCAAAAAGGGTCTCTAGAAACGCAGCCCTGCCCAAAAGACTGCCAATCATTCGGGGGCAACAACACATCTCCAACAACAATGTCTTGCCTGAAAGTATCTTTTTTCAATACAGTACATACGTATACGCTTGTACATACACACATATGCTCATCACTATGAATGCGTGCACGCGCGCACACACCCACTACCCCTAGATTGAGCACCTCCCAAAGACCAAGATGACACATCATCTTAAGATTGACAAAGCCGTCGCAAACGCCTTCGTAGTATACAAGAACGTCTTTTTTGACTGAATGCGCGTTGTTGAAGGCCTGAAATAAATTCATACAAATGCAAGCATCAATGTTAAGTTTAGAGCTTGAATCCTCGTGGGTCGGGATATCATATTTAAGTTTAGAACTTGAATCNNNNNNNNNNNNNNNNNNNNNNNNNNNNNNNNNNNNNNNNNNNNNNNNNNNNNNNNNNNNNNNNNNNNNNNNNNNNNNNNNNNNNNNNNNNNNNNNNNNNNNNNNNNNNNNNNNNNNNNNNNNNNNNNNNNNNNNNNNNNNNNNNNNNNNNNNNNNNNNNNNNNNNNNNNNNNNNNNNNNNNNNNNNNNNNNNNNNNNNNNNNNNNNNNNNNNNNNNNNNNNNNNNTCTGTGGGCATAGGGGTGGGCGCGTGCTGCATAGAACCTGCCCAGTTCTGCGACGGGAGAGCGACCTGATGAGGTGGCGGCGCATGCCGCGGAGCCGCGCCGGGCATTGGCGGCGCCGCCTTTGGCTTCGGCTGTGCAGGATTGGGGGGCGGGCCAGCGCCCCAACATGCCATGGCTGCCCTGGGTCGAATCCTCGCCGCTCTTCCGTGCGTAAGCCGCGGGAACCCGGGCACAGCTATCCGGCGAACCCTAGCTGCCTCCGACGTGCGATAGGAGAAACACGAGACGTCGGGTCTAGTCGATCCCCTCGTCGACTCGACCCATGCAAGTCCCGTTCAGCGACGATAACCCGATCGGTCTCCTGGCTGTAGAGCTGGGCCTCATACCCAGTCCAAGCCAGGCCGAACTCGGCGTCGCGATTCACCGGCCCGTCACGGCCGAAGAGAGCGTTCAAACGACGCGCCCGGTCCTCCGTGATCCCGATCTCCGGCATGACCAGCGTTGACGCATGCAACTGTGTAAATGGCTGAAGCTCCAACGGGGCATTGCATGTGTAGGTGCAGCTCCGAAATAGGTCAGATTATCGAACGGGTGAATAATTGTTTATGGTAAAGATATCATTTGAATTTCTCAAATTTCTCATCCTTAACAAGAAGCACTATGAACCGGAAGTACTAAGCCAAAAAATATTATGACGAAAGGATatgatataataacaaacaataattggGAATGCTGCtttgctactcacttctgccatgaaACAGAGAGCACCAATCACATGCTGCTGCTTTGCTACTCACTTCAATCTCTCTGGGATAATCTCATGATGCTCGCCCCTTCGGCTCCCAACAACTTTACAATCTTTGGGAAGGTGTTCGCCTTGACAAGGTGTTATTTCGAACATTTGGAAGAGACGGAATGCAATGGCTTTCACGAATGACCTTCAAGATCTTAACTCCACTCTCACAAGATGCGCTGTGATGTTATGCTATGGTCCAATCGCTGCAACTCCATTCCAATGCAGTCTTTACTTAGAGACTGGAGCACTATGTTGTACCATCTACTAGCTATGAGATTGTAACCGTTGTTTCTTTTTCACTCTTCTTCCTCTTTAATTTCTTTCATCCACTAGACTATTGTACTATGCTGAACTCTTTGACTCATTTGAAATATAGTTCAGGCAGGTGTAAGCCCACCGTGCTCCCTGTAAAGAAAAACCAATGATTCGAAAACAAAGGTGCAAGATTCATCACAAGGAACCTAGCCATTTGAGTTATGCTCAGTTTGCGGTGTGAAAACCGATTTGGCACAGCGGGTTGTATCTTTTTGTTTTGACACCTAGTCGAAATGGCAGTGTGCCCCTACGTTCTTATTAGGAAGAAAAATGTTGGCCCAGTTGATATGAAAAACTAGACCGAAAACCACACAACAACATGATTGATTATGGAATAATCATGCGAAACCACTGATAGCAAACACGATCTATCCCTAACGGGAACTAGACCCACCACTACTTGCACACTGAAGGCCAATACAATATCACTGGCATCGCCCCCATTAGGACAAGGCCTTcgttgttaagcttcatgcactagccaacgcaatcAAAAGTCTGAATTGATGAAAAGGGCTaagcaatccacatatacacttcaacacttGCCCATGGCTCCCCCAAGTGCTCACACCACCACCCCATGAAACCCCGTGGGAGGGAATTCGGTTGCACCAGAAGCCGTCACAACCTAGATCCAGACAACCATGATCTGATCTCAGGGTGAACTCTTCGGCGACACTagctccaagaaggataaagacgcCCATGTACGCCTTGGTCGTCGTTCGCCCAACGTCTAGGAAACTCACCTCAACGATCGTCTTGGAAAGAGGCTCGGCCATCGACAAACTCCACAGTCAAGCCCGAGGTGACAATGGCTGACCATGGGAGGTAAACAGAGAGTTGCCGCCCCGATGCCTCGCCacaacaccacacacacacacacacacatcaccatTGAATTCAAAAAGCATGATTGCCAGATTTAATGAGAACGTGTTATTTAGTTTATTACACCCATAAACAAGCCCAACGAAAATCAGGTCTGTAAACATCGGTTATCCAACCTTGAAGTCTCACTGCACCTACTCGCGGGCAGACTTCAACTCGTGGATCCAGAAGGCCAACGCGACTATTCCTGGACACTGGCCCATAATGTCAAAAAAAGGAATTATAGGACGATTTAACCAAAAATATTTCTTATTAAAATGCCATGAGATAAGGTCATCCATCATGTCAAGTGCTAATGGGATATTTATGATACATGGAGCATCAGTGGGCCAAAATATCTCATGTATGGCATTTTCTTTAGCTAATATGATGTCTACAGTCTATCCCATTGATCCTGTCTTGAAACGATTCTCTTGAAATTTATCACAGTTTCTCGAGTACCGGAAAAACTCGGCACACCAGGAGAaaaacaattttatcatttgcggGGTAACCCGTACCCGTATGGCACAATAGGAGAAAAGCAAATTTACCATTTGCGGGATATCCGGTATGGCACAGCAGGAGAAAGACAAGTTTACCACTTTCGGGTTATGTCGTGGATGTATCCGCCGTTTGATGCTTTGAGATTCGTGTTATATCTTTTGGGTTTGGCAAAATTTTGTTTCGTTTCAAAGTGTTACATTAGGCTTCTCACTGGTTTCAACATGTATCAAAATAATTTATCCTGCAGCATTGTATACCAGTATATCCAATCTGAGACCAGCACTCTTTTTTTTTTAGGGCGAGACCAGCACTCTTATTGACGAAACCTTTTGATACACTTGGATAAAAGAAAAACACAATGAAACATCCTGAAAACaagacaaattttgcccaaaaaggAAGTAGCACGAAGCTGAAAGCAAGGGTAGATCGGTGGATCCATACCTTGCACGTACGACAGAAAAACCACTCTCCGTTCAACTGCTAATTAATTCATCTCCACAGCAGCTGCTTTCACCTGCTTGTCTTTGGTGGCTGCagtgtggtggtggtcgtcgtcttCGACGGCGGCGTCCTTCATGCCGAAAAGCTTGCCTATGTCCTCGAGCGGCTGCCCGCGCGTCTCGGGAACGAAGGCGTAGAAGAAGAGCCAGCCGAGCGCGGCGAGGCCGGCGTAGAGGAAGAAGCTGCCGCCGATGGTGATGGCCTTGGACAGGGAGAGGAAGGTCATGGAGATGGCGGCGCTGGTGACGCGGTTGCAGGCGACGCCGAGGGCGAAGCCGAGCGCGCGCACCCGGAGCGGGAAGACCTCGGAGACGTAGACGCTGGTGATGGGGCCGAGGCCCATGGAGAAGAAGGACACGTAGGCCaaggtggaggcgatgcagaggccGATCGCCCACGTGATCTTCTCGTCCGGGTGCTGGCCCACGACGGTGAGGCCCGTGCCGAGGCCGATGAGACATACGAGCATGCCGGCGGTGCTGGTGAGCAGCAGCGGCCGCCGGCCGACACGGTCGATCTGGAAGGTGGCCAAGAGGATGAAGAGGGTCTTGGTGACCCCCATGGCGCACGTGACGCCGAGCAGGTGGTTGTCGCCGGTGATGCCGGCGCTCTTGAACACGCGTGGGCTGTAGAGCACGACCGAGTCGGAGCCGGTGGCCTGCTGGAAGAAATGGACGCCGAGCGCGGCGAGCAGTATGCGGCGCATGACCGGGGTGGGCGAAAAGATGAGCTCCTTCCACACCTGCTTCTCGTTGCCGCCTTTTCTCTTGGGCACGGCGACCACGTCGCCGTCGAGGTCGTGGGGGATGCCGGCGGCAGCCTTGATTTGGTCAAGGCGCTCGACGGCTTCCTCTGGCGTGTCGGAGGTCTTCTCCAGCACGACCCTGGCGTCGGCGAGGCGGCCTTTCATGACGAGCCAGCGGGGCGACTCCGGCATGCCGAGCACCATGAGCGCGAGCAAGGCCGAGGGGACGGCGCCCACGCCGAGCATGATGCGCCAGTTGATGTGGTGCGGGAGGCGCGCGAAGGCGTAGTTGGAGACGTAGCCGAGGAGGATGCCGACGTTGATGAAGACCTCGGTGAAAGAGGTGAGGAGGCCGCGGGTGGATGCCGGGGCGACCTCGGCGGTGTAGACGGGCGCGACCATGATGGCGAAGCCGACGCCCATGCCGCAGACGAAGCGGCCGAGCATGAACATGAGGTAGTCGACGGCGAAGCCCATGAGCAGGGAGCCGACGAAGAAGATGGCGGCGGCGATGATGACGGTGTAGCGGCGGCCGATCCAGTCGGAGGTCCTGGCGCCGGCGAAGGAGCCGAGGAGCGCGTAGACGCTGAGGATGCCCATCATGATCTCCACCTGCACGTCCGTGAGGCGCAGGTCCTCCTTGATGTAGAGCGACGCCCCGCTCATCACCCCGACGTCTGGAGAACCAATTTATTTAGTAATAATGCATGGCGAAAGGACGaaagaagatgccattgcgttgacaCGTACCGTAGCCGAGGACGACGGTGGCCATGGAAGCGGAGAGGGCGCAGGTGCAGGCGTACTTGAAGTTGCCCTTCTTCTTGGGCtggaccgccgccgccaccgccgcctccgggaGCGCAGCAGAAGCCATCCTAGGTACTTCTCAGTGAAGTGCCGTACGTGTTGTGCTGCCCGGTGGTGCTCCCTCCGTTGCCTCCATTATATACGCAGCGCACTGGAGGCGTGCTGGGGAAGAAGAAGGTGGATGCGATTGGTGATAATTAAATTAAAACAAGAGGACGCCGATGGAGGGAGTGGGAGGCGGGGAATATATGCGCGTGCGTGATCCTTTGAGATGATATGGACGCACGGTCATCGGTCCTTTGTCCGATCCCCTGCTTCTGACAGCCAATCAACCAATCAAGGCAGCAGGAATAGTTTGAACTTTGAAGGAAGCTTGAGCTAGACAGATGCCATCCACACCTAAGAGTGGAATAGATACTCTCACGTTTACGGGGACAGCCAGGCCTTTTATAGCAAGCGTGTAATTTGTCTTGCAGTTACAGCACTGCACTGCTGGAACCAGCAACGGCATCTCAGCAACAGTCGAGCAGTACAGAGACTAAAAACAACGAATAAGAGTACGGACTGACACTAGCTAGAGTACAACCACCCACACTCATATCAGCAGTGGGGTGGCAGCAATCCGGCTCCGGCCCACCAACGCCAAACAAACGCCTACAGCGAGAACCAGCACCAAACCAGCACCTAACACACGCGCAAAAAGGAACAAGTTCGAGCTGCGACCCGCGCGACTGTCAAGATCTTCCTCACCGTGACGTGCACTGCAGCCACTAGCACCAGTCCCGAATATGACGTGCACTAGAGCGACTACATACTGATAAAATGAGACGACACTCTTCACGCGGGAGCAGGGACACAAAAAGGAAGGAAACAAGTTACTTGTAGCCATCAACATACACGCcaacacaccaccccgcatgtttaGGCTGAGAGCCACCTCCCTCCAACAACGTCTCCTCTTCACCCTTCTCCGGTGGCATAGCAGGTGGAGGGCCCTCCACTGCCAAAGGAAAGCAAtaataatggatttaaagaaaacaTAAACATGTGTCACGCTCACCGAGCCGTGACGTGCACCGGCGTGAGAGCTCAAGAAAATAACTTCAAATATATTCAAAGGTTTCAAAATATATCAGTTCGTTTTTGCTACAAATAAAAATTCTTGCTTCCATCTGAAGGGCTTATGGAGCGTTATTGTCCTCGTTGCCCCTTGAGGGCTCAGTGTGACTATCTCGTGCTGAGAAATTTCTTCCATGCCAGCGCGAGATTGCTTCGATATACACAGTAAACTGCACTGAAGAAACAAATGTACGGTGGGCTATTGAAGCTCATTGTCGATACAGTAGAATCATATGTAGCATACTTTGTAAGCTCCCACATGTAAGAAGCATGAAATGATTGCTATCTCAATTGTTCTCATCTGAATAGGAAGCATAGAAATTCGAAAACATTAAATAACTACAGGGCTAGGGTAACTAAATACGAAATACTCAAGTACATCTAGTTTTGCTGATGATTTGGTGATGAACAATAGTGGAAAGAACAATTTGATAGCCAACAACACAATACTCGGTGTAACACGAACATCTACGTGTAACTTGGCACAAAAATTAGTAGAAACAAACTGAGAATCATTTATGTGTGGGGAATAAGGACAGATGATGATGGAAATAGGGGCGATTAACGCAATGCGATACAATTGATCCTGAGAAGGGACTTCAACTTAGGGGAAGGAGCCAGCGCCGCTGCTGGTTCACCTGCTAACGGGTggtacgtgaaggaaatatgccctagaggcaataataaagttattatttatttccttatttcatgataaatatttattattcatgctagacacggatcgagactgggatttgtcactccgtatgacggagaggtatctctgggcccactcggtaatgcatcatcataatgagctcaaagtgaccaagtggttgatcacgggatcatgcattatggtacgagtaaagtgacttgccggtaacgagactgaacgaggtattgggataccgacgatcgagtctcgggcaagtaacgtaccgattgacaaagggaattgcatacggggttgatcgaatcctcgacatcgtggttcatccgatgaaatcatcgtggaacatgtgggagccaacatggatatccagatcccgctgttggttattgcccgagagccgtctcggtcatgtctgcatgtctcccgaacccgtagggtctacacacttaaggttcggtgacgctagggttgtatgaatatgagtatgcagcaaaccgaatgttgttcggagtcccggatgagatcccagacgtcacgaggagtcccggaatggtccggaggtaaagatttatatataggaagtcttattttggtcgccggaaaagtttcgcactttatcggtattgtaccgggagtgccgaaaggggtccgggggtccaccgggggggtccacctgccccggggggccacatgggctgtagggggtgcgcctt encodes:
- the LOC119349769 gene encoding putative polyol transporter 1; this translates as MASAALPEAAVAAAVQPKKKGNFKYACTCALSASMATVVLGYDVGVMSGASLYIKEDLRLTDVQVEIMMGILSVYALLGSFAGARTSDWIGRRYTVIIAAAIFFVGSLLMGFAVDYLMFMLGRFVCGMGVGFAIMVAPVYTAEVAPASTRGLLTSFTEVFINVGILLGYVSNYAFARLPHHINWRIMLGVGAVPSALLALMVLGMPESPRWLVMKGRLADARVVLEKTSDTPEEAVERLDQIKAAAGIPHDLDGDVVAVPKRKGGNEKQVWKELIFSPTPVMRRILLAALGVHFFQQATGSDSVVLYSPRVFKSAGITGDNHLLGVTCAMGVTKTLFILLATFQIDRVGRRPLLLTSTAGMLVCLIGLGTGLTVVGQHPDEKITWAIGLCIASTLAYVSFFSMGLGPITSVYVSEVFPLRVRALGFALGVACNRVTSAAISMTFLSLSKAITIGGSFFLYAGLAALGWLFFYAFVPETRGQPLEDIGKLFGMKDAAVEDDDHHHTAATKDKQVKAAAVEMN